From Pagrus major chromosome 18, Pma_NU_1.0, a single genomic window includes:
- the LOC141012982 gene encoding protocadherin beta-16-like, whose translation MRNTVHRGFSMIRCCVFLLFISLHFAYGDVSYSVAEEMKRGFVIGNIGKDLGLGIATLSSRKARIDTDRNDKRYCDINLSTGDLIVTDRIDREGLCGKKATCVLKEELVLENPLELHRISIHVQDINDNAPQFSEDLISFEIRESADKGAKFPLTEAHDADIGTNTVQRYNLQNNEHFTINVATEGGGRKHSELVLVKELDREQEKELKLLLTAVDGGSPQRSGTATIHVTVLDANDNAPVFSQVVYKASLPENSPLDTVVVTVSATDADEGPNGDITYNFDHLSDDHVSLFSLDHKTGEIRVIGSIDYETETSIELRVRAKDGPGLTSYSSVIIDITDVNDNPPVISLKSLTNPIPENVSPGTEVGIINVQDRDSESNKQVRCSIQQGAPFKLVPSIKNYYSLVTTGQLDRERVSDYNITITASDEGSPPLSSSKTVQLSVADINDNPPVFEEQSYSAYVSENNKPGSTLCSVTARDPDWRQNGTVIYSLLPGEVNGAPVSSYLSVNGDTGVIHAVRSFDYEQFRSFKVQVMARDNGSPPLSSNVTVSVFISDVNDNSPQILYPAPEGNSFMTELVPKAAHGGSLVSKVIAVDADSGQNAWLSYHIVKSTDPGLFSIGVHSGEIRTQRDISESDSMKQNLIVAVKDNGQPSLSATCSMYLLISDNLAEVPELKDISYDEKNSKLTSYLIIALVSVSTFFLTFIIIILGVRFCRRRKPRLLFDGAVAIPSAYLPPNYADVDGTGTLRSAYNYDAYLTTGSRTSDFKFVTSYNDNTLPADQTLRKSPSDFADVFGDCDGSLEVGMLNI comes from the coding sequence ATGAGGAATACAGTGCACCGAGGATTTTCTATGATtcgctgttgtgtttttctccttttcatcaGCCTGCATTTCGCGTATGGAGATGTGAGCTACTCTGTCGCAGAGGAGATGAAACGCGGGTTTGTAATTGGAAATATAGGCAAAGATCTCGGCCTCGGGATTGCCACACTTTCCTCGCGTAAAGCTCGCATTGACACGGACAGGAATGACAAGCGGTATTGTGATATTAATCTGAGCACTGGAGATTTGATTGTTACTGACAGGATCGACAGAGAAGGCCTTTGTGGTAAGAAGGCGACTTGCGTTTTAAAAGAGGAGCTTGTTTTGGAAAACCCTTTAGAGCTTCATCGTATCAGCATCCATGTGCAAGATATAAACGACAACGCCCCGCAGTTTAGTGaggatttgatttcatttgaaatTAGAGAATCAGCTGACAAAGGAGCTAAATTCCCACTCACTGAAGCCCATGATGCAGATATCGGTACAAATACTGTACAGCGCTACAACTTACAAAATAATGAGCATTTCACCATTAATGTAGCTACAGAGGGCGGTGGAAGAAAGCACTCGGAATTGGTTCTGGTAAAAGAATTAGACCGAGAGCAAGAGAAAGAACTGAAACTATTGCTTACAGCTGTAGATGGTGGTTCTCCACAGAGATCAGGTACTGCGACCATTCACGTCACCGTGCTGGATGCTAATGATAACGCCCCAGTGTTCAGCCAGGTCGTTTATAAAGCAAGTCTGCCTGAAAACTCTCCTTTAGATACAGTAGTTGTTACAGTGAGCGCTACTGATGCAGACGAGGGACCCAATGGTGATATTACATACAACTTTGATCATTTATCTGATGACCATGTCTCTTTGTTCTCCCTTGATCATAAGACCGGAGAGATAAGAGTCATCGGCTCTATCGATTATGAGACTGAGACCTCCATTGAACTGCGAGTAAGAGCAAAAGACGGACCAGGTCTTACCTCGTATAGTTCAGTAATTATAGATATAACAGATGTCAATGACAACCCACCTGTTATTAGTTTGAAATCACTGACTAACCCCATACCTGAGAACGTGTCACCTGGTACAGAGGTGGGCATCATTAATGTGCAggacagagactcagagagtAACAAACAGGTCCGCTGCTCCATTCAGCAAGGAGCCCCTTTTAAGTTGGTTCCTTCTATTAAAAACTATTATTCTCTGGTGACCACCGGACAACTGGACCGTGAACGAGTGTCTGATTACAACATCACAATCACTGCCAGTGACGAGGGCTCtccacctctgtcctcctctaaaACCGTTCAGTTATCTGTAGCAGACATCAACGACAACCCACCTGTGTTTGAGGAACAGTCGTACAGCGCatatgtgagtgaaaataacaaacctgGCTCCACTTTATGTTCCGTTACTGCTCGAGACCCCGACTGGAGACAAAACGGTACAGTGATTTATTCTCTGTTACCCGGTGAGGTGAACGGTGCCCCGGTGTCCTCCTATCTGTCTGTTAACGGAGACACGGGGGTGATCCACGCTGTGAGGTCGTTTGATTATGAACAGTTCAGGAGTTTTAAAGTGCAGGTGATGGCCAGAGACAacggttctcctcctctcagcagcaACGTGACCGTCAGTGTGTTCATATCGGATGTAAATGACAACTCTCCTCAGATACTGTACCCCGCCCCGGAGGGCAACTCCTTCATGACCGAGCTTGTCCCCAAAGCTGCACACGGAGGCTCTCTGGTGTCCAAAGTGATAGCGGTGGACGCGGACTCCGGACAGAACGCCTGGCTGTCATATCATATTGTAAAATCCACTGATCCGGGACTTTTCAGTATTGGTGTCCACAGCGGAGAGATCCGGACACAGCGGGACATTTCTGAATCTGACAGCATGAAACAGAACCTTATTGTGGCAGTGAAAGATAACGgacagccctctctctctgccacctgttccatgtatttacttatttctgATAACTTGGCTGAGGTGCCAgaactgaaggacatttcttatGATGAGAAGAATTCCAAACTGACTTCTTATCTGATCATCGCGCTGGTGTCTGTGTCCACCTTTTTCctgaccttcatcatcatcatcctgggTGTGAGGTTTTGTCGCAGGAGAAAGCCCAGACTGCTGTTTGATGGAGCAGTCGCCATCCCCAGCGCTTATCTCCCTCCTAATTACGCAGATGTTGACGGCACAGGAACTTTACGCAGCGCTTACAACTATGACGCATACCTGACAACAGGATCTAGAACCAGTGACTTTAAGTTTGTGACATCTTACAATGACAACACACTGCCCGCTGACCAGACTCTGAGGAAAAGTCCATCAGACTTTGCTGATGTGTTTGGAGATTGTGATGGTTCTCTTGAGGTAGGAATGTTAAACATTTGA
- the LOC141012983 gene encoding protocadherin gamma-A11-like → MAAIRGPLLQSCAVALLLLSLHFAYGDISYSFPEEMKRGSMIGNIAKELGLETSRLSARKARIDTDGSDERYCDINLRNGDLTVSERIDREGLCGDKASCVLKQELMLESPLELHRISLHVQDINDNSPQFNKELIHIDISESAVKGARFPIEEAHDADIGKYSVQTYNLQSNDNFILGVGTNSVELVLNKELDRENLKEINLLLTALDGGSPQRSGTVVIHITVLDANDNVPVFSHAVYKASLPENSQLGTVVLTVRATDADEGLNGEVTYEFGHISGDVKSIFTIDPKTGDIKLTKMVDFETASSFELRVTAKDGLGLTSYAKAIIDVTDINDNAPVINLKSLTNPIPENVSPGTEVGIINVQDRDSESNRQVRCSIQQGAPFKLVPSIKNYYSLVTTGQLDRELVSDYNITITATDEGSPPLSSSKTVQLSVADINDNPPVFEEQSYSAYVSENNKPGSTLCSVTARDPDWRQNGTVIYSLLPGEVNGAPVSSYLSVNGDTGVIHAVRSFDYEQFRSFKVQMMARDNGSPPLSSNVTVSVFVSDVNDNSPQILYPAPEGNSFMTELVPKAAHGGSLVSKVIAVDADSGQNAWLSYQIVKSTDPGLFTIGVHSGEIRTQRDISESDSMKQNLIVAVKDNGQPSLSATCSMYLLISDNLAEVPELKDISYDEKNSKLTSYLIIALVSVSTFFLTFIIIILGVRFCRRRKPRLLFDGAVAIPSAYLPPNYADVDGTGTLRSAYNYDAYLTTGSRTSDFKFVTSYNDNTLPADQTLRKSPSDFADVFGDCDGSPEVGMLNI, encoded by the coding sequence ATGGCTGCCATCAGGGGACCCCTATTACAAAGCTGTGCCGTTGCTCTACTGCttctttctttgcattttgcatATGGGGACATTAGCTATTCTTTTCCGGAGGAGATGAAACGCGGATCCATGATCGGAAACATCGCCAAAGAACTTGGACTTGAAACAAGCAGACTCTCCGCTCGAAAGGCCCGCATTGATACCGATGGGAGTGACGAACGTTATTGTGACATAAACCTCCGTAACGGGGATCTGACTGTTTCCGAGAGGATTGACAGAGAGGGCCTTTGTGGAGACAAAGCATCCTGCGTTTTAAAACAGGAGCTCATGTTAGAGAGTCCATTAGAATTACATCGAATTAGTCTGCATGTCCAGGATATAAATGATAACTCTCCGCAATTTAATAAAGAATTGATCCATATTGATATAAGTGAATCCGCCGTCAAAGGTGCTCGTTTTCCGATAGAAGAGGCACATGATGCAGATATAGGCAAATACTCGGTCCAGACGTACAATCTCCAAAGTAATGATAATTTTATTCTGGGCGTTGGAACAAATTCTGTGGAGCTAGTCCTTAACAAAGAGCTCGACCGTGAAAACTTAAAGGAAATCAATCTTCTACTCACAGCTCTAGATGGTGGTTCTCCTCAAAGGTCAGGTACTGTAGTCATTCACATCACTGTACTGGATGCTAATGATAACGTCCCAGTTTTCAGCCATGCCGTTTATAAGGCTAGTCTCCCAGAAAACTCCCAGCTTGGTACTGTCGTGCTGACAGTGAGAGCAACTGATGCAGACGAAGGACTAAATGGAGAAGTTACATATGAGTTTGGACACATTTCAGGAGATGTTAAGTCAATATTTACCATAGATCCGAAAACAGGTGACATAAAATTGACCAAAATGGTTGATTTTGAAACGGCGTCATCGTTTGAACTCCGTGTCACAGCCAAAGATGGTTTGGGATTAACCTCTTATGCCAAAGCCATCATAGATGTTACTGATATAAATGATAATGCTCCAGTGATAAACCTGAAATCACTGACTAACCCCATACCTGAGAACGTGTCACCTGGTACAGAGGTGGGCATCATTAACGTGCAggacagagactcagagagtAACAGACAGGTCCGCTGCTCCATTCAGCAAGGAGCCCCTTTTAAGTTGGTTCCTTCTATTAAAAACTATTATTCTCTGGTGACCACAGGACAACTGGACCGTGAACTAGTGTCTGATTACAACATCACAATCACTGCCACTGACGAGGGCTCtccacctctgtcctcctctaaaACTGTTCAGTTATCTGTAGCAGACATCAACGACAACCCACCTGTGTTTGAGGAACAGTCGTACAGCGCatatgtgagtgaaaataacaaacctgGCTCCACTTTATGTTCCGTTACTGCTCGAGACCCCGACTGGAGACAAAACGGTACAGTGATTTATTCTCTGTTACCCGGTGAGGTGAACGGTGCCCCGGTGTCCTCCTATCTGTCTGTTAACGGAGACACGGGGGTGATCCACGCTGTGAGGTCGTTTGATTATGAACAGTTCAGGAGTTTTAAAGTGCAGATGATGGCCAGAGACAacggttctcctcctctcagcagcaACGTGACCGTCAGTGTGTTCGTATCGGATGTGAATGACAACTCTCCTCAGATACTGTACCCCGCCCCGGAGGGCAACTCCTTCATGACCGAGCTGGTCCCCAAAGCTGCACACGGAGGCTCTCTGGTGTCCAAAGTGATAGCGGTGGACGCGGACTCCGGACAGAACGCCTGGCTGTCATATCAAATAGTGAAATCCACCGATCCGGGACTTTTCACTATCGGTGTCCACAGCGGAGAGATCAGGACACAGCGGGACATTTCTGAATCTGACAGCATGAAACAGAACCTTATTGTGGCAGTGAAAGATAACGgacagccctctctctctgccacctgttccatgtatttacttatttctgATAACTTGGCTGAGGTGCCAgaactgaaggacatttcttatGATGAGAAGAATTCCAAACTGACCTCTTATCTGATCATCGCGTTGGTGTCTGTGTCCACCTTTTTCctgaccttcatcatcatcatcctcggTGTGAGGTTTTGTCGCAGGAGAAAGCCCAGACTGTTGTTTGATGGAGCAGTCGCCATCCCCAGCGCTTATCTCCCTCCTAATTACGCAGATGTTGACGGCACAGGAACTTTACGCAGCGCTTACAACTATGACGCATACCTGACGACAGGATCTAGAACCAGTGACTTTAAGTTTGTGACATCTTACAATGACAACACACTGCCTGCTGACCAGACTCTGAGGAAAAGTCCATCAGACTTTGCAGATGTCTTTGGAGATTGTGATGGTTCTCCTGAGGTAGGAATGTTAAACATTTGA
- the LOC141012985 gene encoding protocadherin beta-16-like: MAAIRGPLLQSCAVALLLLSLHFAYGDISYSFPEEMKRGSVIGNIAKDLGLETSRLSARKARIDTDGSDERYCDINLRNGDLTVSERIDREGLCGDKASCVLKQELMLESPLELHRISLHVQDINDNSPQFNNELIHIDIRESADKGARFPIEEAHDADIGKYSVQTYNLQSNDNFILGVGTNSVELVLNKELDRENLKEINLLLTALDGGSPQRSGTVVIHITVLDANDNVPVFSQAVYKASLPENSQLGTVVLTVRATDADEGVNGDVTYHFGHISEDVKSMFTIDPKTGDIKLTKMVDFETASSFELRVTAKDGLGLTSYAKAIIDVTDINDNAPVINLKSLTNPIPENVSPGTEVGIINVQDRDSESNGQVRCSIQQGAPFKLVPSIKNYYSLVTTGQLDRELVSDYNITITATDEGSPPLSSSKTVQLSVADINDNPPVFEDQSYSAYVSENNKPGSTLCSVTARDPDWRQNGTVIYSLLPGEVNGAPVSSYLSVNGDTGVIHAVRSFDYEQFRSFKVQVMARDNGSPPLSSNVTVSVFVSDVNDNSPQILYPAPEGNSFMTELVPKAAHGGSLVSKVIAVDADSGQNAWLSYHIVKSTDPGLFSIGVHSGEIRTQRDISESDSMKQNLIVAVKDNGQPSLSATCSMYLLISDNLAEVPELKDISYDEKNSKLTSYLIIALVSVSTFFLTFIIIILGVRFCRRRKPRLLFDGAVAIPSAYLPPNYTDVDGTGTLRSAYNYDAYLTTGSRTSDFKFVTSYNDNTLPADQTLRKSPSDFADVFGDCDGSPEVGTQFISLSSCFTS; the protein is encoded by the coding sequence ATGGCTGCCATCAGGGGACCCCTATTACAAAGCTGTGCCGTTGCTCTACTGCTCCtttctttgcattttgcatATGGGGACATTAGTTATTCTTTTCCGGAGGAGATGAAACGCGGATCCGTGATCGGAAATATCGCCAAAGACCTTGGACTTGAAACAAGCAGACTCTCCGCTCGAAAGGCCCGTATTGATACCGATGGGAGTGACGAACGTTATTGTGACATAAACCTCCGTAACGGGGATCTGACTGTTTCCGAGAGGATTGACAGAGAGGGCCTCTGTGGAGACAAAGCATCCTGCGTTTTAAAACAGGAGCTCATGTTAGAGAGTCCTTTAGAGTTACATCGGATCAGTCTGCATGTCCAGGATATAAATGATAACTCTCCGCAATTTAATAATGAATTGATCCATATAGATATTCGTGAATCTGCCGATAAAGGTGCTCGTTTTCCGATAGAAGAGGCACATGATGCAGATATAGGCAAATACTCGGTCCAGACGTACAATCTCCAAAGTAATGATAATTTTATTCTGGGCGTTGGAACAAATTCTGTGGAGCTAGTCCTTAACAAAGAGCTCGACCGTGAAAACTTAAAGGAAATCAACCTGCTACTCACAGCTCTAGATGGTGGTTCTCCTCAAAGGTCAGGTACTGTAGTCATTCACATCACTGTACTGGATGCTAATGATAACGTCCCAGTGTTCAGCCAGGCCGTTTATAAGGCTAGTCTCCCAGAGAACTCCCAGCTTGGTACTGTCGTGCTGACAGTGAGAGCAACTGATGCAGACGAAGGAGTGAATGGTGATGTTACTTATCATTTTGGACACATTTCAGAAGATGTTAAGTCAATGTTTACCATAGATCCGAAAACAGGTGACATAAAATTGACCAAAATGGTTGATTTTGAAACGGCGTCATCGTTTGAACTCCGTGTCACAGCCAAAGATGGTTTGGGATTAACCTCTTATGCCAAAGCCATCATAGATGTTACTGATATAAATGATAATGCTCCAGTGATAAACCTGAAATCACTGACTAACCCCATACCTGAGAACGTGTCACCTGGTACAGAAGTGGGCATCATAAACGTGCAggacagagactcagagagtAACGGACAGGTCCGCTGCTCCATTCAGCAAGGAGCCCCTTTTAAGTTGGTTCCTTCTATTAAAAACTATTATTCTCTGGTGACCACAGGACAACTGGACCGTGAACTAGTGTCTGATTACAACATTACAATCACTGCCACTGACGAGGGCTCtccacctctgtcctcctctaaaACTGTTCAGTTATCTGTAGCAGACATCAACGACAACCCACCTGTGTTTGAGGATCAGTCGTACAGCGCatatgtgagtgaaaataacaaacctgGCTCCACTTTATGTTCCGTTACTGCTCGAGACCCTGACTGGAGACAAAACGGTACAGTGATTTACTCTCTGTTACCCGGTGAGGTGAACGGTGCCCCGGTGTCCTCCTATCTGTCTGTTAACGGAGACACGGGGGTGATCCACGCTGTGAGGTCGTTTGATTATGAACAGTTCAGGAGTTTTAAAGTGCAGGTGATGGCCAGAGACAacggttctcctcctctcagcagcaACGTGACCGTCAGTGTGTTCGTATCGGATGTGAATGACAACTCTCCTCAGATACTGTACCCCGCCCCAGAGGGCAACTCCTTCATGACGGAGCTGGTCCCCAAAGCTGCACACGGAGGCTCTCTGGTGTCCAAAGTGATAGCGGTGGACGCGGACTCCGGACAGAACGCCTGGCTGTCCTATCATATAGTGAAATCCACTGATCCGGGACTTTTCAGTATCGGTGTCCACAGCGGAGAGATCCGGACACAGCGGGACATTTCTGAATCTGACAGCATGAAACAGAACCTTATTGTGGCAGTGAAAGATAACGgacagccctctctctctgccacctgttccatgtatttacttatttctgATAACTTGGCTGAGGTGCCAgaactgaaggacatttcttatGATGAGAAGAATTCCAAACTGACCTCTTATCTGATCATCGCGCTGGTGTCTGTGTCCACCTTTTTTctgaccttcatcatcatcatcctcggTGTGAGGTTTTGTCGCAGGAGAAAGCCCAGACTGTTGTTTGATGGAGCAGTCGCCATCCCCAGCGCTTATCTCCCTCCTAATTACACAGATGTTGACGGCACAGGAACTTTACGCAGCGCTTACAACTATGACGCATACCTGACAACAGGATCTAGAACCAGTGACTTTAAGTTTGTGACATCTTACAATGACAACACACTGCCTGCTGACCAGACTCTGAGGAAAAGTCCATCAGACTTTGCCGATGTGTTTGGAGACTGTGATGGTTCTCCTGAGGTAGGAACACAATTCATTTCCCTGAGCTCATGTTTTACATCCTGA
- the LOC141012984 gene encoding protocadherin beta-16-like, with the protein MAAIRGPLLQSCAVALLLLSLHFAYGDISYSFPEEMKRGSVIGNIAKDLGLETSRLSARKARIDTDGSDERYCDINLRNGDLTVSERIDREGLCGDKASCVLKQELMLESPLELHRISLHVQDINDNSPQFNNELIHIDIRESADKGARFPIEEAHDADIGKYSVQTYNLQSNDNFILGVGTNSVELVLNKELDRENLKEINLLLTALDGGSPQRSGTVVIHITVLDANDNVPVFSQAVYKASLPENSQLGTVVLTVRATDADEGVNGDVTYHFGHISEDVKSMFTIDPKTGDIKLTKMVDFETASSFELRVTAKDGLGLTSYAKAIIDVTDINDNAPVINLKSLTNPIPENVSPGTEVGIINVQDRDSESNGQVRCSIQQGAPFKLVPSIKNYYSLVTTGQLDRELVSDYNITITATDEGSPPLSSSKTVQLSVADINDNPPVFEEQSYSAYVSENNKPGSTLCSVTARDPDWRQNGTVIYSLLPGEVNGAPVSSYVSVNGDTGVIHAVRSFDYEQFRSFKVQVMARDNGSPPLSSNVTVSVFISDVNDNSPQILYPAPEGNSFMTELVPKAAHGGSLVSKVIAVDADSGQNAWLSYQIVKSTDPGLFSIGVHSGEIRTQRDISESDSMKQNLIVAVKDNGQPSLSATCSMYLLISDNLAEVPELKDISYDEKNSKLTSYLIIALVSVSTFFLTFIIIIILGVRFCRRRKPRLLFDGAVAIPSAYLPPNYADVDGTGTLRSAYNYDAYLTTGSRTSDFKFVTSYNDNTLPADQTLRKSPSDFADVFGDCDASPEVGMLNI; encoded by the coding sequence ATGGCTGCCATCAGGGGACCCCTATTACAAAGCTGTGCCGTTGCTCTACTGCTCCtttctttgcattttgcatATGGGGACATTAGCTATTCTTTTCCGGAGGAGATGAAACGCGGATCCGTGATCGGAAATATCGCCAAAGACCTTGGACTTGAAACAAGCAGACTCTCCGCTCGAAAGGCCCGCATTGATACCGATGGGAGTGACGAACGTTATTGTGACATAAACCTCCGTAACGGGGATCTGACTGTTTCCGAGAGGATTGACAGAGAGGGCCTTTGTGGAGACAAAGCATCCTGCGTTTTAAAACAGGAGCTCATGTTAGAGAGTCCTTTAGAGTTACATCGGATCAGTCTGCATGTCCAGGATATAAATGATAACTCTCCGCAATTTAATAATGAATTGATCCATATAGATATTCGTGAATCTGCCGATAAAGGTGCTCGTTTTCCGATAGAAGAGGCACATGATGCAGATATAGGCAAATACTCGGTCCAGACGTACAATCTCCAAAGTAATGATAATTTTATTCTGGGCGTTGGAACAAATTCTGTGGAGCTAGTCCTTAACAAAGAGCTCGACCGTGAAAACTTAAAGGAAATCAACCTGCTACTCACAGCTCTAGATGGTGGTTCTCCTCAAAGGTCAGGTACTGTAGTCATTCACATCACTGTACTGGATGCTAATGATAACGTCCCAGTGTTCAGCCAGGCCGTTTATAAGGCTAGTCTCCCAGAAAACTCCCAGCTTGGTACTGTCGTGCTGACAGTGAGAGCAACTGATGCAGACGAAGGAGTGAATGGTGATGTTACTTATCATTTTGGACACATTTCAGAAGATGTTAAGTCAATGTTTACCATAGATCCGAAAACAGGTGACATAAAATTGACCAAAATGGTTGATTTTGAAACGGCGTCATCGTTTGAACTCCGTGTCACAGCCAAAGATGGTTTGGGATTAACCTCTTATGCCAAAGCCATCATAGATGTTACTGATATAAATGATAATGCTCCAGTGATAAACCTGAAATCACTGACTAACCCCATACCTGAGAACGTGTCACCTGGTACAGAGGTGGGCATCATTAACGTGCAggacagagactcagagagtAACGGACAGGTCCGCTGCTCCATTCAGCAAGGAGCCCCTTTTAAGTTGGTTCCTTCTATTAAAAACTATTATTCTCTGGTGACCACAGGACAACTGGACCGTGAACTAGTGTCTGATTACAACATTACAATCACTGCCACTGACGAGGGCTCtccacctctgtcctcctctaaaACTGTTCAGTTATCTGTAGCAGACATCAACGACAACCCACCTGTGTTTGAGGAACAGTCGTACAGCGCatatgtgagtgaaaataacaaacccGGCTCCACTTTATGTTCCGTTACTGCTCGAGACCCCGACTGGAGACAAAACGGTACAGTGATTTATTCTCTGTTACCCGGTGAGGTGAACGGTGCCCCGGTGTCCTCCTATGTGTCTGTTAACGGAGACACGGGGGTGATCCACGCTGTGAGGTCGTTTGATTATGAACAGTTCAGGAGTTTTAAAGTGCAGGTGATGGCCAGAGACAacggttctcctcctctcagcagcaACGTGACCGTCAGTGTGTTCATATCGGATGTGAATGACAACTCTCCTCAGATACTGTACCCCGCCCCGGAGGGCAACTCCTTCATGACCGAGCTGGTCCCCAAAGCTGCACACGGAGGCTCTCTGGTGTCCAAAGTGATAGCGGTGGACGCGGACTCCGGACAGAACGCCTGGCTGTCATATCAAATAGTGAAATCCACCGATCCGGGACTTTTCAGTATCGGTGTCCACAGCGGAGAGATCAGGACACAGCGGGACATTTCTGAATCTGACAGCATGAAACAGAACCTTATTGTGGCAGTGAAAGATAACGGgcagccctctctctctgccacctgttccatgtatttacttatttctgATAACTTGGCTGAGGTGCCAgaactgaaggacatttcttatGATGAGAAGAATTCCAAACTGACCTCTTATCTGATCATCGCGTTGGTGTCTGTGTCCACCTTTTTCctgaccttcatcatcatcatcatcctcggTGTGAGGTTTTGTCGCAGGAGAAAGCCCAGACTGTTGTTTGATGGAGCAGTCGCCATCCCCAGCGCTTATCTCCCTCCTAATTACGCAGATGTTGACGGCACAGGAACTTTACGCAGCGCTTACAACTATGACGCATACCTGACGACAGGATCTAGAACCAGTGACTTTAAGTTTGTGACATCTTACAATGACAACACACTTCCTGCTGACCAGACTCTGAGGAAAAGTCCATCAGACTTTGCAGATGTCTTTGGAGATTGTGATGCTTCTCCTGAGGTAGGAATGTTAAACATTTGA